The following proteins come from a genomic window of Puntigrus tetrazona isolate hp1 chromosome 15, ASM1883169v1, whole genome shotgun sequence:
- the LOC122359281 gene encoding LOW QUALITY PROTEIN: ankyrin repeat domain-containing protein 6-like (The sequence of the model RefSeq protein was modified relative to this genomic sequence to represent the inferred CDS: inserted 2 bases in 1 codon; deleted 1 base in 1 codon) codes for MEESSTNYDYSMWTVAGHQTALHRAAVVGNRDAISSLIHGGCALDLQDKEGNTALHEASWHGFSSCXKLLVKAGASVQVRNKVGNTALHLACQNGHSQTAQVLLLGGAMPDSKNNAGDTCLHIAARYNHLATIKILLGSFCSVTEKNQIGDTALHVAAALNHKKTVNLLLEAGADANIKNNTGHTALDKARDNNNRDLAILLAQSNQVLRFARGKTVRKRRDVVRAQRRTQSLPRAHSSREKDCTEVAEDTNNSDQVHQLKRKTATLSPARRGRSGAQGDSWNMCSKEYQLHEKGSPSQRVKHSSPSSQEEEETPGKAYQLYTLYRDKDGQIKQAPANDCHCKPLIKTLENQLKAAKMEMRSEIHTVQEEINCRMGRIEQKNKHQIKVLEKLTQERMSAERMECHYRINQRATLERLEGERKQQVAATNAVKSWCMSKIQDLEVRMPAETQYYKLLRSPSVDQSLVDSDPRVSAAVALISEESSSSLATYVNVLPSPGAGPNNGRKSLEFGDARGRRYFEMKLSGSSDEYHNLTAPSMVKHKPLSRKLATADPKWHRAEVQEVDVSKSRSNKGDELFDSSASSSLSTSSKRFNDSETEPAPGPAWKHSRHLKDRIKAHHAQTQQSNTMKTLEVFSQRPVEATFTQERANLHAMEVTQHFFETVSTQLAAEYERKIQEAQKMAEQKALQDRASLLEKINSLEEELQKLRTNTNTDS; via the exons atggagGAGAGCTCGACAAACTACGACTACTCCATGTG GACAGTAGCT ggtcATCAGACAGCCCTGCACCGGGCAGCTGTTGTGGGAAACCGTGACGCCATCTCTTCCCTCATCCATGGAGGCTGTGCACTTGATTTACAAGACAAG GAAGGAAACACTGCTTTGCATGAGGCATCATGGCATGGATTCAGTTCATG AAAGCTCCTGGTCAAAGCTGGGGCCAGTGTCCAAGTGAGAAACAAA gtagGAAACACAGCTCTACATCTAGCGTGTCAGAATGGACATTCCCAGACCGCTCAAGTGCTTCTACTAGGTGGAGCGATGCCTGACAGCAAAAACAAT GCAGGTGACACGTGTTTACACATTGCTGCACGCTACAATCACTTGGCCACGATTAAGATCCTCTTGGGTTCTTTCTGCTCTGTGACTGAGAAAAACCAG ATAGGAGACACTGCGCTCCATGTGGCTGCTGCCCTAAATCACAAGAAAACAGTCAATCTGTTACTGGAAGCAGGAGCCGACgcaaacatcaaaaacaat ACAGGCCACACCGCACTTGATAAAGCGCGGGACAATAACAACCGAGATTTGGCTATCCTGCTAGCACAATCCAATCAG GTGCTTCGGTTTGCTCGTGGAAAAACTGTGAGAAAACGAAGAGATGTCGTGCGAGCCCAAAGAAGAACTCAGTCCCTCCCCAGAGCTCATTCCTCCAGAGAAAAG GACTGTACTGAAGTGGCAGAAGACACAAACAACAGTGATCAAGTACATCAACTTAAGCGAAAAACAGCAACTCTGAGCCCGGCACGAAGAGGAAGGTCAGGAGCCCAAGGAGACAG TTGGAACATGTGTTCGAAGGAGTATCAGCTACATGAGAAAGGATCTCCATCCCAGAGAGTAAAACACAGCAGCCCCAGCTctcaggaggaagaggaaactCCTGGAAAAGCCTATCAGCTTTATACACTATACAGGGATAAAGATGGACAGATAAAGCAG GCTCCTGCGAATGACTGTCACTGTAAGCCCCTCATTAAAACTCTGGAAAATCAGCTGAAAGCCGCAAAGATGGAGATGAGGTCAGAAATTCACACGGTCCAAGAGGAGATCAACTGCAGGATGGGCAGAATAGAGCAAAAAAACAAGCACCAG ATTAAAGTTCTTGAGAAACTCACACAGGAGCGTATGTCGGCTGAAAGGATGGAGTGTCATTATCGAATCAATCAGAGAGCCACCCTGGAGCGCCTGGAGGGTGAGAGAAAACAG CAGGTAGCTGCTACCAATGCTGTGAAAAGCTGGTGCATGTCTAAGATTCAGGATCTTGAAGTGCGAATGCCTGCAGAGACACAGTACTACAAACTTCTGCGCTCTCCGTCTGTGGATCAGTCTTTGGTGGATTCAGACCCGAGGGTCTCCGCTGCTGTCGCGCTCATCTCTGAGGAAAGCTCCAGCTCACTGGCCACCTACGTCAATGTGTTACCCAGCCCAGGAGCAGGTCCTAACAATGGCAGGAAAAGTCTTGAATTTGGGGATGCACGTGGCAGGAGATACTTTGAGATGAAGCTGAGCGGTTCttcag ATGAATATCATAACCTGACAGCTCCTTCAATGGTCAAACACAAACCTCTATCACGGAAGCTGGCGACCGCTGACCCCAAGTGGCACCGAGCAGAAGTACAGGAGGTCGATGTCTCGAAGTCCAGGTCAAACAAAGGGGATGAACTCTTTGACAGCAGTGCCAGCAGCAGCCTGTCCACATCCAGCAAACGTTTCAACGACAGCGAAACAGAACCAGCACCCGGGCCGGCCTGGAAACACAGCAGACACCTGAAGGACAGGATTAAAGCACATCACGCTCAAACCCAGCAGAGCAACACCATGAAGACCCTGGAGGTGTTTTCCCAGCGGCCTGTGGAGGCCACCTTCACCCAAGAGCGGGCAAACTTGCATGCCATGGAGGTGACGCAGCATTTCTTTGAGACGGTCTCCACACAACTG GCAGCTGAGTACGAGAGGAAGATCCAGGAAGCACAGAAGATGGCAGAACAGAAAGCTCTGCAGGACAGAGCCAGTCTGCTGGAGAAGATCAACAGCCTGGAGGAAGAGCTACAGAAGCTTCGCACTAACACTAATACAGACTCTTGA
- the LOC122358933 gene encoding LOW QUALITY PROTEIN: gap junction alpha-10 protein-like (The sequence of the model RefSeq protein was modified relative to this genomic sequence to represent the inferred CDS: inserted 1 base in 1 codon) produces MGDWNLLGSILEEVHIHSTIVGKIWLTILFXFRMLVLGVAAEDVWVDEQSEFVCNTDQPGCKNVCYDQAFPISLIRFWVLQIIFVSSPSLVYMGHALYRLRALEKERHRRKIQLKAELEETEGLLEEHKKLEKELRKLEEQKKIRKAPLRGSLLRTYIIHILTRSVVEVAFIVGQYILFGIGLDPLYKCERVPCPNSVDCYVSRPTEKTIFMVFMIVIGGVSLFLNLLEISHLGVKKIKQTLSGLQLVEDDSLCKTKHSTIQQLCVMTNMSPHKNPQLKTFIPQGQMDPPLFLTSAYLGSSSDMLRHNSFAAATLPVSCITQQPRQMRQPSQGMIHELHSQGSMELLEDRENRDQHLESSNGSERDVRPFNSGHLGPEGHTEIPACLRNALHRPSRVPDLGDDTVESSESDFCPPNRKASFMVRMPSDSISGSPSCPSTRSSESELGSLNDLPMNPPPGGGRRMSMSVFLDISSIMKK; encoded by the exons ATGGGGGACTGGAACTTGTTGGGGAGCATTTTAGAGGAGGTTCATATTCACTCCACAATCGTGGGTAAAATCTGGCTGACCATCCTGT ATTTTCGGATGCTGGTTCTCGGCGTGGCAGCCGAGGACGTTTGGGTGGATGAGCAAAGTGAGTTCGTCTGCAACACGGACCAGCCGGGATGCAAAAACGTTTGCTACGACCAAGCGTTCCCAATATCGCTCATTCGTTTTTGGGTACTGCAGATCATTTTCGTTTCCTCGCCCTCACTGGTGTACATGGGACATGCTCTGTACCGACTGAGGGCTTTGGAGAAAGAACGGCACAGGAGGAAAATCCAGCTAAAAGCCGAGCTGGAAGAGACAGAAGGCCTCTTGGAGGAGCACAAGAAGTTAGAGAAGGAATTGAGGAAGCTAGAAGAGCAGAAGAAAATTAGGAAGGCTCCTTTGAGGGGTTCCTTGCTGCGcacatatataattcatatcCTTACCAGATCAGTGGTGGAAGTGGCGTTCATTGTAGGGCAGTATATCTTATTTGGGATTGGACTGGATCCTTTGTACAAGTGCGAAAGGGTGCCTTGCCCAAACAGCGTGGACTGTTACGTCTCCAGGCCGACGGAGAAGACCATCTTCATGGTTTTTATGATCGTCATCGGAGGGGTTTCGTTGTTCCTGAACCTCTTGGAAATATCCCACCTGGgggttaaaaaaattaaacagactCTAAGTGGTCTCCAGCTCGTCGAGGATGACAGTCTTTGCAAAACCAAGCACTCGACCATTCAGCAGCTGTGCGTGATGACGAATATGTCGCCCCACAAAAACCCGCAGTTGAAGACTTTTATTCCGCAGGGGCAAATGGACCCTCCACTGTTCTTAACCAGTGCTTACCTCGGCTCGAGCAGCGACATGCTGCGGCACAACAGTTTTGCCGCGGCCACCCTCCCGGTGTCCTGCATTACCCAGCAGCCTCGGCAAATGCGCCAGCCTAGCCAGGGAATGATTCATGAACTGCACTCCCAAGGGTCCATGGAGTTACTAGAGGACCGGGAAAACCGCGACCAGCATCTAGAGAGCAGTAATGGCTCAGAGAGGGATGTTAGGCCTTTTAACTCGGGTCATCTGGGTCCTGAGGGTCATACGGAAATACCAGCTTGCCTTCGCAACGCTCTGCACAGGCCCAGCCGTGTGCCAGACTTGGGGGATGACACTGTGGAGTCCTCCGAGAGCGACTTCTGTCCGCCCAACAGGAAAGCCAGTTTCATGGTCCGTATGCCCTCAGACAGCATTTCTGGCAGTCCGTCATGTCCCTCAACAAGGAGTTCAGAGTCCGAACTAGGCTCCCTCAATGATCTTCCCATGAACCCACCACCAGGGGGAGGACGACGGATGTCAATG AGCGTATTCTTGGATATCTCTTCCATCatgaaaaagtga
- the LOC122358932 gene encoding LOW QUALITY PROTEIN: transcription regulator protein BACH2-like (The sequence of the model RefSeq protein was modified relative to this genomic sequence to represent the inferred CDS: inserted 1 base in 1 codon): protein MSMEEKPEAPMYVYESTVHCANILLCLNEQRKQDVLCDVTVLVEGREIRAHRAVLAACSQYFSLLLRGQTEHEPVINLPQKITEKGFTPLLQFAYTAKLLLNRDNIQDVMRCAEFLGMHNLEDSCFRFLQAQMKSEADGLQKSQNPPSPHALLQNHRDNGLEDANVQPNDSKPPLSGSRLHPETEQLKVNNNLHQSDQSPTFDLPRYPKYRKYHQVLAKHNATTSSHSSTSSLHGSLQDTVTSSEAQGLDLSKVKAEPASGKTXVLLDLSELEQDGLDGGKESDMEMEMEFEERPLSSTPNELPVSKRSPVCLRSLVKKEVMSLDHCLTADLQLTSRTSPLQEQQVAPNDFQKDYQAFIGGLGVASSKKAEKLTDGMSLKSLSFERICSQESERESDRRSVIFSSRAPYHLAAPAHSYPGESCLAQDTPDDLWAGSSQSFPCSQALSPTSVSQEPALTYRRRPKSSCPVPIKMCPRSARAESHVRTSSSCSSYSYAEDGSGGSPSSLPQFELSTSPCSTMARCLAFEHQEHSMSGPSKIKCEKSYDTNSSDESGSFSDGDSESFPTKEHTQEVKLPFSIDQITELPRNDFQLMIKMHTLTSDQLDFIHNMRRRSKNRIAAQRCRKRKLDCIQNLELEIHKLVCERQKLLTERSQLKICMGELWENFSFLSQEVCREEQRSPGQSQSLYNLHPDPVSSGPDLRISPNPTSIDVTLTSQNSVLSSPGLNDCQAVIEPPHSHKRVDREAVPPQDTVTSERSEPSHTGSSSVTTDFCQEMTEKCTTEEPPERN, encoded by the exons ATGTCTATGGAGGAGAAGCCTGAAGCTCCCATGTATGTCTATGAGTCGACAGTGCATTGTGCCAACATCCTCCTGTGCCTGAATGAACAGCGGAAGCAGGACGTCCTGTGTGATGTGACAGTGCTGGTGGAGGGGAGGGAGATCCGTGCCCACAGGGCAGTGCTGGCAGCTTGTAGCCAGTATTTCTCCCTGCTGCTCAGGGGCCAGACGGAACACGAGCCGGTCATCAACCTGCCACAGAAG atCACGGAGAAAGGCTTTACCCCACTGTTGCAGTTTGCTTACACAGCCAAGCTGCTGCTTAACAGGGACAACATTCAGGATGTCATGCGTTGTGCCGAATTCCTGGGAATGCACAACCTCGAAGACTCCTGCTTCCGCTTCCTACAGGCCCAGATGAAAAGTGAGGCCGATGGCTTGCAGAAGAGCCAAAATCCACCATCACCTCATGCTCTGCTTCAGAACCATCGTGATAATGGATTAGAGGATGCAAATGTGCAGCCAAATGACTCCAAACCGCCACTGTCCGGATCGAGGCTGCACCCTGAAACTGAGCAATTAAAAGTCAACAACAACCTGCATCAATCAGACCAATCTCCAACTTTCGACCTTCCTCGTTATCCCAAATATAGAAAGTACCATCAGGTTCTTGCTAAGCACAACGCAACCACCTCCTCACACAGCAGTACCTCAAGCTTACACGGCTCTCTGCAGGATACCGTCACCAGCAGTGAAGCCCAGGGCCTTGATCTTTCCAAGGTTAAAGCTGAACCAGCAAGCGGGAAGA GTGTGCTGCTAGACTTGTCCGAGTTGGAGCAGGACGGTCTGGACGGGGGTAAAGAGAGTGACATGGAAATGGAAATGGAGTTTGAAGAAAGACCGCTTAGTTCAACACCCAACGAATTGCCTGTGAGCAAGCGTTCACCAGTGTGCCTGCGCTCCCTTGTTAAAAAGGAAGTCATGTCTTTGGATCATTGTCTTACCGCTGATCTGCAACTCACCAGCAGAACCTCTCCCCTTCAAGAACAGCAAGTTGCTCCAAATGACTTCCAAAAAGACTATCAGGCCTTCATTGGGGGACTTGGAGTGGCATCTTCAAAGAAAGCTGAGAAATTAACCGATGGTATGTCGCTCAAGTCGCTTTCCTTTGAGAGGATCTGTTCGCAAGAATCTGAACGGGAGAGCGACAGAAGAAGTGTCATCTTCTCCTCTCGAGCCCCTTACCATCTGGCGGCACCTGCACACTCTTATCCGGGTGAGAGCTGTTTGGCTCAGGACACCCCGGATGACTTATGGGCAGGTTCCAGCCAGTCGTTCCCCTGCTCCCAAGCACTGTCCCCAACTTCTGTCTCTCAAGAGCCCGCATTGACCTACCGCCGCCGGCCAAAGAGCAGCTGTCCAGTGCCCATTAAAATGTGTCCCCGTTCAGCTCGTGCCGAGAGCCACGTTAGAACCTCAAGCTCTTGCTCTTCCTACTCCTACGCTGAGGATGGCAGTGGCGGATCTCCTTCCAGTCTGCCCCAGTTTGAGCTCTCTACCTCTCCTTGTTCCACCATGGCACGATGTCTGGCCTTTGAACACCAGGAGCATAGCATGTCGGGGCCATCAAAGATCAAGTGCGAGAAGTCGTACGACACTAATTCCAGTGACGAATCTGGATCTTTTTCCGACGGAGATAGCGAATCGTTTCCTACCAAAGAGCACACTCAAGAG GTGAAACTGCCTTTCTCAATAGACCAGATCACAGAGCTTCCACGCAACGACTTTCAGCTGATGATAAAGATGCACACGCTGACCTCAGATCAGCTAGACTTCATCCACAACATGAGACGCCGCAGTAAAAACCGCATCGCAGCTCAGCgctgcagaaaaagaaagctGGACTGCATCCAGAACCTGGAGCTTGAGATTCACAAACTG GTCTGTGAGAGACAAAAGCTCCTAACCGAACGCAGCCAGCTGAAGATCTGCATGGGGGAGCTGTGGGAAAACTTCTCCTTTTTGTCTCAGGAGGTCTGTAGGGAAGAGCAGCGGAGCCCAGGACAGTCTCAGTCTCTGTATAATCTACACCCAGACCCGGTTTCATCCGGTCCAGACCTTAGAATCTCTCCCAATCCCACCAGTATAGACGTAACTCTCACATCACAGAACAGTGTGCTGTCGTCCCCAGGCTTAAATGACTGCCAGGCCGTAATCGAACCGCCGCACTCGCACAAAAGAGTGGACAGAGAGGCTGTGCCGCCCCAAGACACTGTCACCTCTGAGAGGTCAGAACCTTCCCACACGGGCAGCTCGAGCGTGACCACTGATTTCTGCCAGGAAATGACCGAGAAGTGTACCACAGAAGAGCCGCCCGAGAGAAACTGA